The sequence GCCCAGAAGCGGCGCATCGCGCTCTACCACCGGATGCGCGAGTTCCTCGACACACACGAGTTCCTGGTGACCCTGGTGTCGCCTGTCCCGCCCTTCGACGTCGAACTGCCCTACCCTCCCGAGGTCGCCGGAGTGGGATCGGAGTCCTATCTGGACTGGATGCGGTCGTGCTACTGGATTTCCGCGACCGGGCTGCCCGCCGCCTCCGTGCCGTGCGGCTTCACCGACGACGGCCTTCCCGTGGGCCTGCAGATCGTGGGCAGGCCGGGTGACGACTTCGGCGTGCTGCAACTCGCGCACGCGTTCGAGACCGCGACGGGCACGGGCAACCGTGTTCCCACCCTCCCCGACGACCCCGCTGATTCCCACCGGAGCCGACCATGACGACACCGACCCGGCAGACCACGCAGCGCGAGCACGGTGACGGCCCGCTGTCCGGCACCGTCGTGGTGGACCTGTCCCGCGCACTGGCCGGCCCGCACGCCACGATGATGCTCGGCGATCTCGGGGCGCGCGTCATCAAGGTCGAGGCACCCGGACGCGGCGACGACACCAGGGGCTGGGGCCCACCGTTCGTGCGGCCGGAACACCACATCGGCGCGAGCGAGGAATCGACGTACTTCCTTTCCGCCAACCGCAACAAGGAATCGATCGCGCTCGACCTGAAGGACGCCGGCGACCACGCGACACTGCTCCGGATGGTCAGCCGGGCGGACGTTCTTGTGGAGAACTTCCGCACCGGAGTGCTGGACCGCCTCGGGCTCGGCTTCGCCGAGTTGCATCGACTGAACCCGCGACTGGTGATCCTGTCCATCACCGGATTCGGCCACGACGGGCCGGAGGGCGGGCGAGCGGGCTACGACCAGATCGCGCAGGGGGAGAGCGGGTTGATGTCGCTGACCGGACCCAGCCCGGACCAGCCGCAGAAGTTCGGTACCCCGATCTGCGACCTGCTCGCCGGAATGTACGGCGCGTACGGTGTGCTCGCGGCGCTACTGGAACGCGACCGGACCGGCCAGGGCAGGGTGGTGCGGACCTCGCTGCTCGCCGCGGGAGTCGGAGTGCACGCTTTCCAGGCCACCCGCTGGACCGTCGCGGGAGAGGTCGGGCTGGCACAGGGAAACCACCATCCCTCCATTGCCCCGTACGGGTTATTCCGCTGTGCCGACGGTTCGGTGCAGATCGCCGTGGGCAGTGCGGACCTGTGGAGAAGATTCTGTTCGGGATTCGGCCTCGACGCTGGCGATGCGAGGTTCGCGACGAACGCGGACCGGGTTGCCCACCACACCGAGCTGGTCGAGTCGCTGGAACGCGTGTTCTCGACCTGGAAGTCCGATGACCTGCTCACCCGGCTGGCGGAGCTGG comes from Saccharomonospora xinjiangensis XJ-54 and encodes:
- a CDS encoding CaiB/BaiF CoA transferase family protein; translated protein: MTTPTRQTTQREHGDGPLSGTVVVDLSRALAGPHATMMLGDLGARVIKVEAPGRGDDTRGWGPPFVRPEHHIGASEESTYFLSANRNKESIALDLKDAGDHATLLRMVSRADVLVENFRTGVLDRLGLGFAELHRLNPRLVILSITGFGHDGPEGGRAGYDQIAQGESGLMSLTGPSPDQPQKFGTPICDLLAGMYGAYGVLAALLERDRTGQGRVVRTSLLAAGVGVHAFQATRWTVAGEVGLAQGNHHPSIAPYGLFRCADGSVQIAVGSADLWRRFCSGFGLDAGDARFATNADRVAHHTELVESLERVFSTWKSDDLLTRLAELGVPAGRVRTLDQVYDWEQTRSQGLLVNVEHDTLGTVTLAGPPLRFFDTEGTEVTRHRHTAPPVLNAHRDRVRAWLDERAP